Within the Montipora foliosa isolate CH-2021 chromosome 11, ASM3666993v2, whole genome shotgun sequence genome, the region GAAAACTTATCTACAAAGTTAGGGCTTAAGTACAACTTCCTAATTTCCTTTGTTCAACATGCAGATAAAAAGGAATGGACCATGGAAAAAATCACGCCTTCAAGGACCGTACAAGTAACACAACGAAGCCAGACAGACACGAAAAGGTCCAAACTGAAATGGATCGTCTTACTGAATCAGCTAAATCTTGAAAAGGAAGTCAACGTATCGTTTTAAGAGGTAACTGCAATTAACTGAAAATAATACAGTTGTAGGTAAAAACAGTTCCCTAGCTGTAGTCACAATGTTTGTTATTTAATTTGAATAATTGGATTCAGATATGTATTGCCACATATAATTAACTACAGTTTCCAGAAATCACGCCATCTAGTATCCATAACATAGCCCCAATGAAAGATCGCATCCTGCAGGTGTTATTTGAGGCCCGTGGCTGGCTTAACAGCAATGAGTCGACTGTGAGTCGAGTGCTCTTTAACTCCTCGAAAGTCGAGATTCGGCTTTCCGTCTTTGTCAGAGTGCAAGGCGAGAAACTCTTGCGAACGAGCCTCGGTGACAAGTGAAATATCGAAGACGCCGTGTGTTGTCGACCAAGTCCACTTCGAAAGAGCTTCTATGTTTTCAAAAGCAAATTGAAGCTCGCAGTCGCAGCTCTTGAGAATAACAAATCCTGCAGATGTGCAATACTTCTCGACCTCGGACCTTGATTCGAATACAAACATCTGAGACAGACGCTTTTCATTCTCGGGGTTAAGAATCTTGTAGGCGTGCGACAAAAACTGTGGGCAGTGGTCTCCATACTGCAGAGCGATTTTTCCTCCCTTTTTCAGAGCTTTGTACATATTAAAGAAGACTCGTTGTTTATCTGATATCCAGTGCAGGACCAAATGGCAGAAGATGATGTCATATGTCTCGACTCCATTTCCGGGGAAGTTCGAATCACTTCCTTCGAGAAAGGATAGGTTCGAGATTTCACTGTAAGACGTCTGCGCCAGTAAAATCCGTTCCCTATCAGGATCAACGCCGACAACCTTTCCCTCGGGTCCCACTAGCTTAGCAAGGAGTGCAGACAGTTCTCCAGAACCGCAGCCAAGATCCAAGACCGCATCTCCAGCTTGAGGGCCTACATCTCCCGTAATGAACAATTCACCGTCTCTTTTTTGTACAGAATTCGATTCCTTCTGGTATCCCTGTGCAGCGGTTTCCATCGCTCTTGCCGCTCTTCGAAAAGGCCCAAGGACGTACCGATATTAAAGAAACAGCTCAAAGGACAAAACATGAACAAAAAACCGCGTTTTGGTTCGTATTAAATTATGCATCACATTTGAtcttatatgcaaaacacagtAGTTATCACGCAATAAACACGCGCTCGGATCACtcaggctcgattaccagccgctgtttcgggaaatgagccagcgctaaCTCCTGAAATCACGGAGGGACGCGAGAGGTGAGCGagtgttaatctccgccaatcagaaactcgcctgcacaaatcggtctggcataaattatatttttggctCCGAAGCAAAGTTGCCACTCCTGGTGATTTTTCACCAAACCTGGTGAAATCGGTCCAAGTCTGGTGATCTGGTGAATGAAATCTGAAATCCCTCAAATCTGGTAAAATATCACCCtttataaatataattataatttttacaaattatatttatatttatattttttattttttatgacaATAAAATTCCCAACtatttcaagttttatttttgATCTCTGCGTATACACTACAGTGACTACACTGAGTACCCAGCTGTACTAGCGTGGTGCAGACCACACAAAACGCGGACTCAGATTGTTCGACAATTCCAAGCATGGCGGCTATTACTATTGACGAACATTATTCAGTTTTCGTTAAAAGACATTTGTTAATAAACTTCGTGAATTAATCTCACTGCTTTATTTAATACAAGTTTATGAGTTATGACCATAGAGTGATGTATGTCATATAGGGTTTTAGCACTCGATATAATCGATATTCGTTTCTAGACCCCTTCCTTCCACGTTCGGACGGGACCTGGGGACAAGATCGGCAACCTAGTTTCCAGGCTCTCTGTTGATATCTGATAAAAACGTGACTTTTGGTGAAATCTGCGGTCATTTGGTGAAATTTGGGGACCGAATTAGTGAAAATCCAAAAATCAGAGTGGCAACATTGCtccgaaggtattctttgacctgGCCTGCTCGaggttttacagtgattttaagGTAGaaaacatccaagatttcgacaacgaaaagtgctcgggaagctggagaatggggattgtgtcgttttctaccgcctgagttcggaaacttcactgattttccagttggcgccaatgtcaacggctttcaaatccattgctattgcaatttctcgtcagacttcgctaatgtaagagcaagtaaaattcctcaagattaattgaaattactgctgagtttattggtagaaaaacgagggggccgatgaggtcgactgagagctgAAGTGGCcgaagattttgttgatgattcgccggttgaattcaaagtcacattgatcatttaaccacaaactcaagctcgtatcatctggaaacttcgcacagacgttttaagcattgttatgtaattactgttttgttaaaatcagcgttttgggatgtctaatgctatttgCCCGTAACTACCGTCGCTTGCAACTACCTGTCCACAAGCTTGACAAAAACATGTTTTGCCGACcagtcaaaattcaaagttttgacAATCAAACTTCAGAGGTTACCCGCCCACTTTGGAACGTTTTGGCCCACTTCGCAAACACTTCACTGGAAGCAAAGTCAGCAAGGTGTAGGGGGATTTTGTCTTTTGCAGTTTTGAAcaccttgcttgaaattcctacCTAGCTTATTTATTGTAAACGCCATGTCTGGCCAAACGGCAAATAAATCAGCTACGACATTTGCGTAACTGGCGCCAAAACGTTCCCAAgtttggtggggggggggggggggtaaactTTGACTTTTGAGTGTcaaaacgttgaattttgattggccggCAGAACATGTTTTTGTCACGCGTGTGGACAATTAGTTGCAAGTGACAGTATTAACTTCGCAAAGATTATagttgaatttacgtcacagacacaacctatcgctcacgcgtccagccgtctcttctcggggaggatacccttcctcgaaaatgttgaatggtgttgaagcCGTTTGAACTCACTGCTCAACAACTGTAGAACACACGCATactcatatcatatcatattaTCACGGCAAACACTGAAAATAGCTATATCTTCGGTTCTACAGTCCATTATTCGCTGATTCAAAAGGTAAAAAGCTCTCCGTTAGAAGACAAGATTTTCATGAAACGTTTGTAAGAGATGCGCCAATTCTatttagggacggaccattagaaaa harbors:
- the LOC137975024 gene encoding malonyl-[acyl-carrier protein] O-methyltransferase 1-like, producing the protein METAAQGYQKESNSVQKRDGELFITGDVGPQAGDAVLDLGCGSGELSALLAKLVGPEGKVVGVDPDRERILLAQTSYSEISNLSFLEGSDSNFPGNGVETYDIIFCHLVLHWISDKQRVFFNMYKALKKGGKIALQYGDHCPQFLSHAYKILNPENEKRLSQMFVFESRSEVEKYCTSAGFVILKSCDCELQFAFENIEALSKWTWSTTHGVFDISLVTEARSQEFLALHSDKDGKPNLDFRGVKEHSTHSRLIAVKPATGLK